In the genome of Coraliomargarita algicola, one region contains:
- a CDS encoding LemA family protein — MIGWILLAIFVAFCVVIALWVMGVYNGLVTLRNRFKNAFAQIDVQLKRRYDLIPNLVETAKGYLSHERETLEAVIAARNGAASAGQAAASDPGNPDAIKNLMGAETALTGAMSKFFALSESYPDLKANQNMMQLTEELTSTENKIAFARQAYNDAVMTYNTKREVFPAVLFSSTLGFREAQLFEITEAQEREAVKVSF, encoded by the coding sequence ATGATTGGATGGATACTATTAGCTATATTTGTGGCCTTCTGTGTAGTGATCGCGCTCTGGGTAATGGGCGTTTACAATGGCCTCGTCACTTTGCGCAATCGTTTTAAAAACGCCTTTGCCCAAATCGATGTGCAATTGAAACGTCGTTACGACTTAATACCTAACTTGGTTGAAACGGCAAAGGGCTATCTATCGCACGAACGCGAAACGCTGGAAGCAGTCATTGCTGCACGTAACGGAGCCGCTTCTGCTGGACAGGCTGCTGCGAGCGATCCAGGCAACCCAGACGCCATAAAGAATCTCATGGGCGCAGAGACTGCGCTGACAGGCGCGATGTCAAAATTCTTTGCATTGTCGGAATCTTATCCCGACTTGAAGGCCAATCAAAATATGATGCAGCTCACCGAAGAACTGACCTCCACGGAAAACAAGATCGCATTTGCCCGCCAAGCCTACAACGACGCGGTCATGACCTATAATACAAAGCGCGAAGTCTTCCCGGCAGTCCTCTTCTCTAGCACACTCGGATTCCGCGAAGCACAGCTATTCGAGATCACAGAAGCACAGGAGCGTGAAGCCGTAAAAGTCAGCTTCTAA
- a CDS encoding AI-2E family transporter, with translation MSENDTPFLSPSQKRIVAAGGTALATVFLACTAYFLFALLRELVTQFKDVLLPLAIAAILATLLRPIITLCETKTRLNRVGGIILLFALVLMTLVAIAVFVVPPALDNAGDFLKAAPGMLTRLLESAQGFAPSIWEWLTEQLGESPDVYLMNFLEGNTDLLKQALAHAQSSAGSMLAFLGSIFGKIAAYSIIPVYLFFILNGDRNIWKDIDKQLSFLPEERKKDLVFLAKQFSQILVSFFRGQIIIGLLLGIVLAIGFGIVGLKFGLILGIVLGLLNIIPYLGTMLGVVTVLPIAYLQDDGGVGLIIACAVVFIIGQLLTDYVFTPRIMGDKTGMGPMLIIFSVFFWGAALGGLLGMILAIPLTAFFLVFWRLAREKYLPALTAKEEELES, from the coding sequence ATGTCCGAAAACGATACACCCTTCCTCTCGCCCTCTCAAAAACGTATCGTCGCAGCAGGTGGGACAGCATTGGCGACTGTTTTCCTCGCATGCACGGCCTACTTTCTATTCGCGCTACTGCGCGAGTTAGTCACGCAATTCAAAGACGTCCTCTTACCACTCGCCATCGCAGCCATCCTCGCCACTCTACTGCGCCCCATCATCACTCTCTGCGAAACCAAGACACGCCTCAATCGCGTCGGCGGTATTATTCTACTCTTCGCGCTCGTTTTAATGACACTCGTGGCGATCGCCGTCTTTGTCGTCCCACCAGCCCTCGACAACGCAGGCGACTTTCTCAAAGCAGCCCCTGGTATGCTCACTCGCCTGTTAGAATCCGCCCAAGGCTTTGCCCCCTCCATCTGGGAGTGGCTGACTGAGCAACTAGGCGAATCGCCGGACGTCTATTTGATGAATTTCTTAGAAGGCAACACGGATCTATTAAAGCAAGCGCTAGCGCACGCTCAATCATCCGCAGGCTCAATGCTCGCATTTCTAGGCAGTATCTTTGGCAAAATCGCCGCCTATTCAATCATCCCCGTTTACCTCTTTTTCATCCTAAATGGCGATCGCAACATCTGGAAAGACATCGACAAACAACTTAGCTTCCTTCCCGAAGAGCGCAAAAAAGACCTCGTATTTCTAGCCAAGCAATTCAGCCAAATACTTGTTTCATTTTTCCGCGGACAAATCATTATCGGTCTCTTACTTGGCATCGTTTTAGCCATTGGCTTCGGAATCGTGGGCCTTAAATTTGGCCTCATACTCGGCATAGTGCTCGGTTTACTCAATATCATACCCTATCTCGGTACCATGCTCGGAGTCGTCACCGTATTGCCCATCGCCTATCTACAGGACGATGGCGGCGTCGGCCTCATCATCGCCTGTGCCGTAGTGTTTATAATAGGTCAGCTATTGACCGACTACGTATTCACGCCCCGCATCATGGGGGATAAAACAGGAATGGGCCCCATGCTCATAATATTCTCCGTCTTCTTCTGGGGCGCTGCCCTAGGCGGACTCCTAGGCATGATCCTCGCAATCCCCCTCACCGCCTTCTTCCTGGTCTTCTGGCGCCTCGCACGGGAAAAATATTTACCCGCCCTGACCGCTAAAGAAGAAGAATTAGAGTCTTAA
- a CDS encoding AsmA family protein — protein MKTLIRIFLALFVFLVIAVGLGYFVVTRPAVQKKLVESQLPAGSSIKFVQVTPGSLELTDLNLRLEDGTTAKLDRLYSQFSLVAALFNDTIELRGLQIDGLVVKLPEAVAATAPSESPTAGSAPSAPAASSETPESATASAQSPLDALYDLGDLSLLFDIDSVQLNGALIDASRNRYVFDLKSDSLAPGRQTTVESTLKLESQQVLQGGLKDFASHARLIFTQKQSGGFEQVRVESQTSGSDVNGGDLLSVSQTLELSINGFEKSASIALNFSADLPQPEVFAPELIGLQGLSLRGELQATAAGNALSLQTADLNAASKGSTVALVKLKQSLNLGGEQQFTGELMQVDLIHLPLTWLNPWLSNGLQVSGEPFSAQIVLSGQSHGALEVKTLSPLQIGPFSLYQNQGALLDEVSLRMNPIVRVDADQTLHFDLDEFQLLDRYGAVISGTASGYKSPSANASPLAGLQTKAQFDIGLSELLQQPALVGMASVLAGQARVNIEVDGEAEYPAQLQAQIIGLRARDLPGSRQDYRLAAQLKQNGSGSYVIGSNFQAGSEREPSTSLQLAGQAQLEKQPMTFKLDLTGARILQADIDLLLAALQSRGTATNSSNMSESPALPPSTSPVATTPTRTGSNRESTMSQSPAWADLDGEVGIKLDAITLQSGHTITGVNASAKISEALLAVRDLEANLQGGSLDGSAQVAFDPNAEHAYRVSSALSFQNFDPAIFSKKSSGSFPVQGLFDGHFNLTGAGESLEQAFEDSEADLLVSGREGVLTAFELDERSQLGLIGASILGQSLNRPGITAMAEAVPYFKNMKFSNFTLKLSREQDKKVRIPELRFVGDNLLIDGAGVIAASSLSEVLSQPLDLTLGLGAKGRLVDYLETLQLLGPNTNADGFRTWNQDIKIGGSLGDPNTSALKDLLNNAARSALSKSEKTPTTTPSNTLIPGQNTEGQELDAVPQEKKKTKDEKRRDDIEMGLDLLNSVFG, from the coding sequence ATGAAAACCCTGATTCGTATTTTTCTCGCCCTGTTCGTGTTTCTCGTGATCGCCGTGGGGCTTGGCTACTTCGTCGTAACGCGACCAGCTGTTCAAAAGAAACTGGTAGAGAGCCAACTTCCAGCCGGAAGCTCAATTAAGTTTGTACAGGTGACGCCTGGCAGTCTGGAATTGACCGACTTAAATTTACGGCTGGAGGATGGCACCACCGCTAAGCTAGACCGGCTTTATTCTCAGTTCTCTCTCGTTGCGGCGCTTTTCAACGATACGATTGAACTGCGCGGGCTTCAGATTGATGGTCTAGTGGTTAAATTACCAGAAGCTGTTGCGGCAACCGCGCCCAGCGAATCACCGACTGCGGGCAGCGCTCCTAGTGCACCCGCGGCTTCGAGTGAAACTCCGGAGTCGGCTACAGCATCGGCGCAATCGCCCCTCGATGCGCTGTACGATCTCGGGGACCTCAGTTTATTGTTCGATATTGATTCTGTGCAGCTCAATGGGGCATTGATCGATGCGTCCAGAAATCGCTATGTTTTTGATCTGAAATCAGACTCGCTTGCACCGGGACGGCAGACGACGGTCGAGAGCACACTCAAGTTGGAGTCGCAGCAAGTGCTACAAGGCGGGCTTAAGGATTTCGCTTCGCATGCGCGCCTGATCTTTACTCAAAAGCAATCCGGCGGTTTTGAGCAAGTGCGTGTCGAGTCGCAAACCTCTGGCAGTGATGTCAACGGGGGAGATTTGCTGTCAGTCTCGCAAACATTGGAGCTGTCGATCAACGGATTTGAGAAATCTGCGAGCATTGCTCTCAACTTTAGCGCGGACTTGCCACAGCCCGAAGTGTTTGCGCCTGAATTGATCGGACTGCAAGGACTGTCCTTACGTGGTGAGCTCCAGGCGACTGCAGCAGGTAATGCCTTATCATTGCAGACTGCCGACTTGAATGCCGCCTCCAAGGGCAGCACAGTTGCTTTAGTTAAACTCAAGCAAAGCTTAAACTTAGGTGGAGAGCAGCAGTTTACAGGTGAGTTGATGCAGGTGGACTTGATTCATTTACCCTTAACTTGGCTGAACCCTTGGTTGAGCAATGGATTGCAAGTTTCAGGTGAGCCCTTTTCGGCTCAAATTGTCTTATCTGGCCAGAGCCATGGCGCGCTCGAAGTGAAAACACTTTCTCCGCTGCAAATCGGTCCTTTCTCGCTCTATCAGAATCAGGGAGCATTGTTAGACGAAGTTAGCTTGCGAATGAATCCCATCGTTCGGGTCGACGCAGACCAGACCCTACACTTTGATTTAGATGAGTTTCAATTACTCGACCGCTATGGTGCGGTCATTAGCGGAACTGCCAGTGGCTACAAAAGCCCGAGTGCGAATGCGTCCCCGCTCGCTGGTTTACAAACTAAAGCTCAGTTCGATATCGGTTTATCTGAGCTTCTGCAGCAACCTGCACTCGTCGGCATGGCCAGTGTGCTTGCGGGGCAAGCCCGAGTGAATATCGAGGTCGATGGCGAGGCCGAGTATCCCGCACAATTACAGGCTCAGATTATCGGTTTACGTGCTCGCGACCTACCCGGCTCTAGGCAGGACTATCGCTTGGCGGCACAACTCAAGCAAAATGGAAGTGGCAGCTATGTGATCGGCTCAAATTTTCAGGCTGGCTCGGAACGTGAGCCGAGCACCAGCTTACAATTGGCTGGTCAAGCACAGCTCGAAAAGCAGCCCATGACCTTCAAACTCGATCTGACTGGCGCGCGTATTTTACAGGCCGATATCGACCTGCTATTGGCGGCATTACAGTCCCGAGGCACTGCGACAAACAGTTCAAATATGAGTGAGTCGCCAGCTTTGCCTCCTTCCACTTCCCCCGTCGCAACTACGCCCACTCGCACTGGATCCAATCGCGAGTCTACAATGTCGCAAAGTCCAGCCTGGGCGGATCTCGATGGTGAAGTAGGCATCAAACTGGATGCGATCACGCTGCAATCTGGTCACACCATTACCGGCGTGAATGCCTCAGCAAAAATATCCGAAGCCTTACTGGCAGTCCGCGACCTAGAGGCCAATCTGCAAGGAGGCAGCTTGGATGGAAGTGCACAGGTCGCTTTCGACCCGAATGCGGAGCATGCATATCGAGTGAGCAGCGCATTGAGCTTTCAAAATTTCGACCCAGCCATTTTTTCCAAGAAAAGCTCCGGCAGTTTCCCCGTTCAGGGGCTCTTTGATGGTCATTTCAACCTAACTGGTGCAGGGGAGAGTTTGGAACAGGCATTTGAGGACTCGGAAGCAGATCTCTTGGTGTCGGGGCGTGAAGGGGTGTTGACCGCCTTCGAGCTGGATGAACGTAGTCAGTTAGGCTTAATTGGAGCCAGTATCCTGGGCCAGAGCCTCAATCGCCCCGGCATCACCGCAATGGCCGAAGCAGTTCCATATTTTAAGAATATGAAATTTTCAAACTTCACGCTCAAGCTTAGCCGGGAACAGGACAAGAAAGTTCGCATTCCAGAGCTCCGCTTTGTCGGTGATAATCTTCTGATTGATGGAGCAGGCGTTATTGCCGCCAGTAGCCTGAGCGAAGTCCTCAGCCAACCGCTCGACCTCACGCTAGGCTTAGGCGCCAAAGGACGTTTAGTCGACTACCTCGAAACATTACAGCTACTCGGGCCGAATACAAACGCCGATGGCTTCCGCACTTGGAACCAAGATATTAAAATAGGGGGCAGCTTAGGCGATCCCAATACAAGTGCACTCAAAGACCTTTTAAACAACGCTGCACGCAGCGCGCTCAGTAAATCAGAGAAGACCCCAACGACGACTCCAAGCAACACGCTAATTCCCGGTCAAAATACCGAAGGCCAGGAGCTCGATGCCGTGCCTCAAGAAAAGAAAAAGACCAAGGATGAAAAACGTCGCGACGACATCGAGATGGGCCTCGATCTGCTCAATTCTGTATTCGGCTGA
- a CDS encoding M48 family metallopeptidase: MDFFDAQELARKRTRLMVLLFAMAVLSIAIALYAVVVFVMESGLSDSKAQVGTPMIWWQPELFFGTFAAVCALVGTCSLYKIAQLRSGGGYVARSMGGSQIQQSTQDPDERKLMNIVEEMSIASGVPMPEVYLLPEDGINAFAAGFSPADAVVAVTRGCMRSLNRDELQGVVAHEFSHILNGDMRLNIRLMGVLFGILAIAVLGQFFFRSTARASLFSGGGRRRDKDGGGAVVAIMLIGLAVMAIGYIGVFFGRLIQSAISRQREFLADAAAVQFTRNPSGIAGALKKIGGAPLHGSIANAHSQETAHFFFANALKSRSVPLFATHPPLEQRISAIEPNWDGRFVKTVTRSKRSSNAHKQPKPQTSPTQAHDFINSIGQVSAAAILSAEQIHAQIAQDLDRLHQSPEAAAAVLLGLQITASASADDVPQLQVIKSRVDGAAYRETEAWLPRLRALNLNQRFALFELALPMAAAKGIDGLAAQADLIRELAHSDGAIELEELALLRAVATYVRTRRSPSRQVKPLPPAQLEMPLCVLLSAISYTAAVEPEARELAFRAGARKCDRYLLKQSILLPEEDISFDALEAALDLLVNLPLPQKKVIFEGALAVVLADGKVAQEELSLVHVISTSLGLPMPPLVCE; this comes from the coding sequence ATGGATTTTTTCGACGCCCAAGAACTGGCGCGTAAACGCACGCGCCTAATGGTGCTACTGTTCGCGATGGCTGTTCTGAGTATCGCTATCGCGTTATATGCGGTGGTGGTCTTTGTCATGGAGAGCGGACTCTCTGATTCAAAGGCTCAAGTCGGCACGCCCATGATCTGGTGGCAACCGGAACTGTTCTTCGGCACATTTGCGGCGGTCTGCGCCTTAGTGGGCACTTGCTCGCTCTACAAGATCGCACAACTACGCTCGGGCGGTGGCTACGTGGCGCGTTCGATGGGCGGCAGCCAAATTCAGCAAAGCACACAGGACCCCGACGAGCGCAAACTGATGAATATCGTCGAAGAGATGTCCATTGCCTCGGGAGTGCCGATGCCCGAAGTCTATCTACTGCCAGAAGATGGGATCAATGCCTTTGCGGCTGGCTTCAGTCCTGCCGACGCAGTTGTGGCAGTCACACGCGGTTGCATGCGCAGCTTGAATCGAGATGAGCTACAAGGCGTAGTCGCGCACGAATTTAGCCACATTTTGAATGGCGATATGCGCCTAAACATTCGCTTGATGGGAGTGCTGTTTGGCATTTTGGCCATCGCCGTGCTCGGGCAATTCTTTTTCAGAAGCACCGCACGCGCCAGCCTATTCAGCGGTGGTGGCCGTCGCCGCGACAAAGACGGCGGTGGAGCCGTGGTCGCAATTATGCTGATTGGCTTAGCCGTAATGGCAATCGGATACATCGGTGTATTTTTCGGTCGATTAATTCAAAGTGCGATTTCGCGCCAACGAGAGTTTCTGGCAGACGCTGCGGCCGTACAATTTACTCGAAACCCCTCAGGCATCGCAGGGGCATTAAAAAAAATCGGCGGCGCGCCCCTCCACGGCAGCATCGCCAATGCTCATTCGCAAGAAACTGCGCACTTTTTCTTTGCCAATGCACTCAAATCAAGAAGCGTGCCGCTATTTGCCACCCACCCCCCACTCGAACAACGGATCAGCGCTATTGAGCCCAATTGGGATGGACGCTTTGTCAAAACTGTCACACGCAGCAAACGTTCCAGCAACGCGCACAAACAACCGAAGCCACAGACGTCCCCCACCCAAGCGCATGACTTCATCAATAGTATTGGGCAAGTCAGCGCAGCTGCCATTCTCAGTGCAGAGCAAATACATGCTCAAATTGCTCAAGATTTGGATCGCCTACACCAAAGCCCAGAGGCCGCCGCCGCAGTTTTGCTGGGCTTGCAAATCACAGCCAGCGCCAGTGCAGACGATGTCCCCCAATTACAAGTCATCAAATCGCGAGTCGATGGCGCGGCGTACCGTGAAACAGAAGCTTGGTTGCCACGCCTGCGTGCATTGAACTTGAACCAACGCTTTGCTCTGTTCGAACTCGCGCTTCCGATGGCAGCGGCAAAAGGTATCGATGGATTGGCAGCCCAAGCTGATTTAATACGTGAACTGGCGCATAGTGACGGCGCAATCGAACTCGAAGAACTCGCCTTACTGCGCGCCGTCGCAACTTATGTGCGCACACGCCGCAGCCCTTCGCGGCAGGTAAAACCGCTTCCGCCGGCACAGCTGGAAATGCCACTTTGCGTATTACTCTCAGCCATTAGCTATACGGCCGCAGTTGAACCAGAGGCGCGCGAGCTAGCCTTCCGAGCCGGCGCACGCAAATGCGATCGCTACCTATTGAAGCAATCCATTCTATTACCGGAAGAGGACATCAGCTTCGATGCCTTAGAGGCAGCATTAGACTTACTGGTCAACTTGCCCCTACCTCAGAAAAAGGTGATCTTCGAGGGCGCACTCGCAGTCGTATTGGCCGACGGGAAAGTGGCCCAAGAGGAGCTCAGTCTAGTGCATGTCATATCAACTAGCCTCGGCTTACCCATGCCACCGCTCGTCTGTGAGTAA
- a CDS encoding transposase — translation MKVRRKKVHGQDAVYHCMTRVVNGERLFQDREKEMLRKMIWQVADFCGVQVLTYCVMSNHFHVLLRVPDRQQVDDSELMRRYQVLYPKPTKYQADSVKVLRSHLQADSEEAQQLRAKLLARMGDVSEYMKAVKQRFSVWFNRNHKRYGTLWADRFKSVLVEGQGNALQTMAAYIDLNPVRAGLAEDPKDYRFCGYAEAVASLGSVSSGGTEDSKSKVEARVGCRAGLLHVWSDHLSSGAGLAEALMQHRQLIFGKRAADAGLSEVERAAALKVLNEEGGQLPKSVMLRCRVRYFTDGAILGSAEFVRGFAGAWQMERGRKHPPKVNAMRGDWGGLAVIQGLRRQVFG, via the coding sequence ATGAAGGTTCGTCGCAAAAAGGTCCATGGGCAGGATGCGGTTTATCATTGCATGACGCGGGTTGTGAATGGGGAGCGCTTGTTCCAGGATCGTGAGAAGGAGATGCTGCGTAAAATGATCTGGCAGGTGGCGGATTTTTGCGGGGTGCAGGTGCTGACTTATTGTGTGATGTCGAATCACTTTCACGTGCTCTTGCGTGTGCCGGATCGTCAGCAGGTGGATGATTCTGAGTTGATGCGCCGCTATCAGGTGCTGTACCCGAAGCCTACCAAGTATCAGGCGGATTCGGTCAAGGTGCTGCGCTCTCACTTGCAAGCGGACTCTGAGGAGGCGCAGCAGTTGCGTGCGAAATTATTGGCGCGCATGGGCGATGTCTCTGAATATATGAAGGCGGTGAAGCAGCGCTTTTCAGTCTGGTTTAATCGTAATCATAAGCGCTATGGCACTCTGTGGGCGGACCGTTTTAAATCGGTGCTGGTTGAGGGGCAGGGGAACGCGCTGCAAACGATGGCCGCGTATATTGACTTGAATCCGGTTCGGGCCGGTTTGGCAGAAGATCCGAAGGATTATCGCTTCTGTGGCTATGCGGAGGCGGTGGCCTCGCTTGGCTCTGTGAGCTCAGGGGGCACAGAAGACTCCAAGTCGAAGGTGGAAGCTCGGGTGGGATGTCGAGCTGGTTTGTTGCATGTTTGGAGTGACCACTTGTCGTCGGGAGCTGGTTTGGCAGAGGCCTTGATGCAGCATCGTCAGTTGATCTTTGGTAAGCGAGCGGCGGATGCTGGCCTGTCTGAGGTGGAGCGTGCGGCTGCTTTGAAGGTGCTGAATGAAGAGGGCGGGCAATTACCGAAATCGGTGATGCTGCGCTGCCGGGTGCGTTATTTTACCGACGGTGCGATTCTGGGCTCGGCTGAGTTTGTGCGTGGCTTTGCGGGTGCGTGGCAAATGGAGCGTGGGCGTAAGCATCCTCCGAAGGTGAATGCGATGCGTGGTGATTGGGGTGGCTTGGCTGTGATTCAGGGGCTGCGAAGGCAGGTGTTTGGATGA